In Acidimicrobiia bacterium, the DNA window GAGCAACGCCACCCACTGCCAGTGTCGCGACGGGAAGAACGGGAACAGGTAGCTGAGCATGGATCCCGAGGCGCCGGCCAGCGCCATCCCGAGTCCGAACGAGAGCGCCGAGATGCGTCGGACGTTCACCCCGACGATCTGGGCGGCGCTGCGGTTCTGCATGGTGGCCCGCACAGCCGTGCCGATCCTGCTGAACGTGAGATACGCCCAGAGCACGAGCAACAGCACCACGCTGACGACGAGGGCCAACAGCTGACCCTTCGGGATGAACAGGTCTCCGATGAACACAGATTGGGTTGCGTAGCCGGGTCTCGTCGAGCGGAAGATCCCGGTGAAGAAGAAGGTGAGAAGGCCCTCGATGATCAGGGCGAGGCCGAACGTCATCAGGACCGTCATCTCGCCAAAACGCGGGCTCCCCTCGATCCTCGGGAACAGGGCGAGGTAGACGCCGACCCCGATGGCGAACATGACGGGCATGGTGATGGCGATCGACAGGAGCGGATCGATGCCGGCCTTGTCGAACGCGAAGAAGGCGATGTAGGCCGCACCGATGATGAAGGCGGCGTGCGCCAGGTTGACGATCCGCATGACCCCGAAGAGCAGGGTGAGCCCCGAAGCCATGAGCGCGTAGACGCCACCGAGCAACAGCCCGAGCACCAGGACTTGGAGGAAGTCACTCAAGCCGACCCCTCCTTCCCGGCTATCTGGCTGCCCAGGTACAGCTCTCGGATCCGCGGGTCGTCGAGGATGCTCTCGGCAGGGCCCTCGAACCGCTTCGTGCCCAGATCGAGCACGACGCCCCAATCCGAGGCCTGCAAGCCCCGGTAGGCGTTCTGTTCGACGAGGATCACGGTGATGCCGAGATCGGACAGTTCCCTGATCGTGTCGAAGATCTGATCGGCCATGAGAGGCGCCAGGCCGAGGCTCGGCTCGTCGATCATCATGACCTTCGGTTGGACCATGAGCGCTCTGCCGAGGGTCACCATCTGCTGCTCGCCGCCGGAGAGGGTGCCGGCCAGCTGACCATGGCGCTCCCCGAGCACGGGGAACAACCGGTACACCGTCGCCAGGCGCTCGTTGACGAGGCCCTTGTCCTTGATGGTGAACCCCCCCATGACCAGGTTCTCCTTGACCGACATCGACGGGAACACGGTGCGCTCCTGGGGGACGTAGCTGATGCCGACCTCGAGGAGCTGGTCGGGTCGGAGCCCACCCACAGAACGGCCCTCGAACCGCACATCTCCCGAGCGCGGCGCGATGATGCCGCAGATCAACCTGAGCAGCGTCGACTTGCCGGCGCCATTGGGCCCGATGATGCAGTAGCGCCTACCGAGCTCCACGGTCAGCGAGATGTCGTTGAGGATGTCGGGTCCGTGCCCGTACCCCGCCGTCGCCTCGACGACTTCGAGCATCAGGTCCTCCCCAGGTAGGCGTCGAGGACGATGTCGTCGCTCTGGATCACCTCCGGGGTGCCTTGGGCGAGCACCTCACCGTGTGCCATGACGATGACCCAGTCGCTGAGCTGCATCACCACGTTCATGTTGTGCTCCACGACGAGGAAGCTCATGCCGCGCCTGTTGAGGTCGCGTATCCGATCGATGATCCGCTCCAGGAGCGCAGGGTTGACGCCACCGGCCGGCTCGTCCAGGAGGATCAGCTTCGGCTCCGACATGAGAACGGAGGCAAACTCGAGGAGCTTCTTCTGTCCGTACGACAGCTTCTTGGCGCTGGTGTGCGCCAGGGCCGTGATACCGACGAACTCGAGCAACTCCATCGCCCTGTCCCGTTCCCGCGCGAGGATCCGATTGCCGAGCAGGCTGCGAATTCCCGAGGCGGGAGAGCTCACGACCATGTTCTCGAGAGCCGTCATCTCCCCGAGGTCGCGGGTGATCTGGAACGTGCGGCTCATGCCCTTCCTGGTGAGTTGGTGAGGAAGCATCCCTGTCACGTCTTCGCCGTCGAACGTGACCGAGCCGCCGTCGGCGGCAACGATCCCGTTGATGAGATCGAAGGCTGTGGTCTTGCCCGCCCCATTCGGTCCGATCAGCGATGTGATGGTGCCCAGCTGCACCTCGAAGGAGCACCGGGAGAGAGCCTGCAGTCCGCCGTAAGCCTTGCTCAGCTCACGTGCCTCGAGTAGGGCTGTCACCTGTCGCGTTGCCTCCGTTGTCGCCCGGCACGATACGAGAGGGGGCCGGGCATCCACCCGGCCCCCTCGATCGGCTCAGAACTCAGGCTTGGGATAGATCATGTCCACGGAGCCTTCGATGGCCGGGAACACGGTCTTCAGCTCTCCGTCCTGCCACTGGGTGAGGACGTGTGCCCGATCGATCGGCAGCCCCTTCTCGTCCCAGTTGAACTCGCCGAGCACCGTCTTGACGGGATCGTCTGCAGTGCGGGTCTGGAAGAACTCACGAAGCGCGTCCTGATCCGTCCCTCCCGTTGCGATGATGGCCTGCTCCATGCCTTGGCACACCGCGAACGGGATCGCCTCGTCCTCGTCCGGGGCCCGGCCGTGCACCGCCGTGAAGTCGGCGATGAAGTCGGCGTTGCCGTATGGCTCGCCTGCGAGCAGGCTGTCGAAGTTCACGTCCGTCGTCCACGAGGTGTGGATGATGATGCCGTTGGCGGAATCGCCGACGGTGTCGCGGAACTCGGATTGTGCGCCCTGCGACATGTAGAGCAGCTTCGGCTGGTAGCCGATCGTATTGAAGGCGTCGACCACCGAGACGGCTTCCTCGACCGAGGCGGTCCCGACGAAGACGATGTCGGCGTCGGCCGCCTGGATCGTGTTCGCCAGGTTGATCCAGTCGTTGAACTCGCCAACCGGCCATGCCTGCTCGACGACGGCTTCGATGCCGGCCTCGGCCAACCACCCGGGGGAGAGGTCGAGCACGACGTCCGTGTCCGGGATCGGGACCAGGTCGCCGACCAGCCCTGCCGAGATGGCGATGGCGAAGAAGTCGTCCGCATTGATGACGGCGGCAGTTGTCGGGAACTCGTCCTCAGGGATCAGCCCCTGGTCCCGGTAGTACTCGAGAGCACGGATCGGGGTTGCTCCGATGATCTCCGCAGTTCCCTGCTGGAAATAGAAGAGGTTCTCGAAGCCGCGCTCCCATATGCGACCGGCACCGCCTGAGGGCACCGGATAGACCCATCCGTTCTGCTCCGCCACGGTCGATGTCGGGAAAGTGAGCGCGCTCGAGAACGTGCCGAAGAGGACGTCGACGTTGCCCGTGCTGATGAAGCGCTCGTACTGCGTGACCGCAGTCTGCGTGTCCGACCTGCTGTCCTCGACGAGGAGCTCGACCGGTCGGCCGAGAAGGCCGCCGCGCTCGTTGATCAGATCGACGCACAGTTGGAATCCGTCGCGGTGCTTGATGGCTGGGACGGAGAACTCACCAGTCAACGGCAATGACGTGCCGATGACGAGGGGGTCGCCGCTCGGCTCACCACCCGCATCGGCGGTCGTGCTCGGCGCTTCCGTTCCACCGGCAGTCGTCGTGGTGTCGCCATCGCCTCCCCCGCACGCGGCAACG includes these proteins:
- a CDS encoding branched-chain amino acid ABC transporter permease; protein product: MSDFLQVLVLGLLLGGVYALMASGLTLLFGVMRIVNLAHAAFIIGAAYIAFFAFDKAGIDPLLSIAITMPVMFAIGVGVYLALFPRIEGSPRFGEMTVLMTFGLALIIEGLLTFFFTGIFRSTRPGYATQSVFIGDLFIPKGQLLALVVSVVLLLVLWAYLTFSRIGTAVRATMQNRSAAQIVGVNVRRISALSFGLGMALAGASGSMLSYLFPFFPSRHWQWVALLLSLIVLGGLGSLKGAVIGAVILSVAAAFVTDQFGPTWSPITFYLALFLIIMVRPQGLFGKAVRI
- a CDS encoding ABC transporter ATP-binding protein, producing the protein MLEVVEATAGYGHGPDILNDISLTVELGRRYCIIGPNGAGKSTLLRLICGIIAPRSGDVRFEGRSVGGLRPDQLLEVGISYVPQERTVFPSMSVKENLVMGGFTIKDKGLVNERLATVYRLFPVLGERHGQLAGTLSGGEQQMVTLGRALMVQPKVMMIDEPSLGLAPLMADQIFDTIRELSDLGITVILVEQNAYRGLQASDWGVVLDLGTKRFEGPAESILDDPRIRELYLGSQIAGKEGSA
- a CDS encoding ABC transporter ATP-binding protein, whose translation is MTALLEARELSKAYGGLQALSRCSFEVQLGTITSLIGPNGAGKTTAFDLINGIVAADGGSVTFDGEDVTGMLPHQLTRKGMSRTFQITRDLGEMTALENMVVSSPASGIRSLLGNRILARERDRAMELLEFVGITALAHTSAKKLSYGQKKLLEFASVLMSEPKLILLDEPAGGVNPALLERIIDRIRDLNRRGMSFLVVEHNMNVVMQLSDWVIVMAHGEVLAQGTPEVIQSDDIVLDAYLGRT
- a CDS encoding amino acid ABC transporter substrate-binding protein; translated protein: MRRAIIWLAAFTMIVAACGGGDGDTTTTAGGTEAPSTTADAGGEPSGDPLVIGTSLPLTGEFSVPAIKHRDGFQLCVDLINERGGLLGRPVELLVEDSRSDTQTAVTQYERFISTGNVDVLFGTFSSALTFPTSTVAEQNGWVYPVPSGGAGRIWERGFENLFYFQQGTAEIIGATPIRALEYYRDQGLIPEDEFPTTAAVINADDFFAIAISAGLVGDLVPIPDTDVVLDLSPGWLAEAGIEAVVEQAWPVGEFNDWINLANTIQAADADIVFVGTASVEEAVSVVDAFNTIGYQPKLLYMSQGAQSEFRDTVGDSANGIIIHTSWTTDVNFDSLLAGEPYGNADFIADFTAVHGRAPDEDEAIPFAVCQGMEQAIIATGGTDQDALREFFQTRTADDPVKTVLGEFNWDEKGLPIDRAHVLTQWQDGELKTVFPAIEGSVDMIYPKPEF